DNA from Solanum stenotomum isolate F172 chromosome 3, ASM1918654v1, whole genome shotgun sequence:
TTCACCCTTAATTACTTTTGTAAGGTAGTGAGGTTTGTTTTGAATTCTGATACACTCTCGactcaaaaaaagaaatcaaagcAGGGCTGAGAGAATAATAGAGCAGTGATTGTATGCAATTATATTGATGAAGTCTCCCTTTCTTACTGAtcttgactttttttttcttatgctAACTTCACTTCTTGAGATTGATCCTGTCAACTGCCAGCCTCGAGAGGAATGTACTTATAGGTTTGGTGAAATATAATTCACCTAAGGATACACTCAAAAGTATTCTTTCTAGTGTCTAAATTTGGTCTCAACTTGTTGTAGTCACACATTCATGATTCAAAGGTCCTTGGTCACCTTATATGGTTTAGGGCAATCTTTCCGTCATAAGGTAGCTTTTGAAGTTTAGTTAGACACAATATTCACTTCATTATCATGGTATCACAGTCAGGCCCACCCAattctttattgttttttatgTTGGGGCCCATCTTATATTGCTCAAGTTCTAGATGTCTGGTCCAGGGCGTGCGGTGTTGGGGTTTCATCAATGGATTCAAAGGTTCTTGGTCTACTTATATGGTATTTGACAATTTTTCTCTCACGAGCTAACTAATTCAATTTTCAACAAGTCACTTTAAtgaaaatcaaaccaaaaatgtGCCCACGAAATGGAAAAGTGTGCAAATTGGGTTGGGGGAAACAAATTAAACATAACATCTATAATAAGATAAagcaaaaatattctaaaattcAGATTCGATCTTCGCACATTGAAAATTGATTCTAAGCAGCTCAAAAAgatcttttcttaaaaaaaaaaaaaaagtaatacaGTTCGTACATAAGGATTACCCAGCGTCCAAGAAAAGCAAGAGACCTAAATAAACTATCCCCTCTAGAACCGAAGGAACAAAATCTGACAGAACAAAGCAAAGCAAATATAATACATTTGTCTTGTCAAAAAAATTCTTACACCTCTCTGAGCCTATGGATCAAAAAGATGCCTATTAGCTTATTGCTTAAGTTGGTTGACATTGCTAAACAAGAATTATATGAAATTCATACTTTACACTTTTGTTGAATGCTTATTGTATTTGGCATGATTTTCTTTCTGTTGCAGAATGACGTCCTACTTGACCATTCATCTTTTCACCAATTTATTGACCACAGAAATTAAAAGAATTGTTAATTATTCTTCATTAAAATTgttatatccaattaattaGTATCCGTCAATGGAATTTTCCTAGTAGTTGTAACAAAAATTGCATTCCAAACAGatggaaaataaattatgatgaGACCAGGAGTAGGACTTCAACTGCAGGACCAATAGGCCCACTAAAAAACAATAATGTGTGGGTCAAATTCATGAATGTTAGCCATCTATTTTGTGGCGGCTATATTTAAAATCCCAATGATGAGGATGTTTTGAGACTTTCTCTGCAGTTTCATGTTCGTGAATTGGTCAGGTCCGTCCACCTCCATTCCGAGTTATCGGCTGAAGGAAATGTTTCTCTCAAGGCATATATATGCAATGatgatttattaattaaatactccctctgtccctaattatttgtccacttttccttttatagttgtttctaattacttattcattttgacaaatcaagaaaggataaattttttttttacctattataccctcgattaaatgactaattactttgaaaaatgtaaaacttttcatccacttcataattaataggggtaaaatagtaaactcaTTATatcattaattgttttcttaatatatgtgtcaatttaaaagtagataagtaattagggacagaggaagAAGGAGTAAAGATAAAGTGTCCCATGCGTGAGTTCGACACATGCtcctgtttttttttatcaagcaGGGATATGATAGATActctttaaagaaaaaaggaaaaaagagttctaaaattattactagtattttttaataaaattattctcTTATGTTCATTCGTatatctctttatttattaCTCCTTCTCTCCTATTTTATAGGCATTATTTGACTTAACACAATTTTTAAGaaagaattttattttgaaatatccggtctaatataatatttagatatttgtgtgtttatcatttcattaagagtaaaagtaaaattttaaaattaattatttctgattattataagataatattttttatgagatggattaaaagaaaaagaaagtcatATATAATGAGACGGAGGAAGATCTTGTTGGAGGTAGGAATTGTTCTAATCATTATTCACGGTTCTGTTGGAACAGTCTGTCGGGCTAAGTGTCCGACGCAACATGTGAGAAATGTTGAGCTTAACATAGGAGGACGTAATAATAGATTGATTAGTGAATCATACATTAACACGACGAGGTTAACGAGAGGACAGCATAGAGTAGTACTTAATTTCTCAAATCCGTAACGTGTATCAAATCCTGCTAATTAGCAATAATTAAGTTATAAATTGATGTAAacatacaaattaaattaaaatataccaTGATTAAGAAAGTATAAACCTATATAACAGACACACATTGGTGTACTGTTTTCATGCAatcaagtgttttttttttttttttttgttcttttttagtTGGTGTAGCATCAGCATGTGACATGTGATTTTGCCGCAAAGGGGTAGGAAAACGTCTTTCACAATTGCGGCATCTTCGGGAAAAAGCTCTAGTGTTTTTATGACAGTAAAATTCTAGTTAGCTTCaacatattttaattaactGTATAGGATAATTGCTACCTAACCATCAACTTCAATACAGAGGAagaaattatttagttttttctttgcctctgaaaaaaaattaaattgaagaCCTCGTGATTTTCAATTTCCGTTACTAACCTTGAACGGGTTGTGGTTCTGTTACCTTTCTTCTCCCCAATATAGGTGCACTAACAACTagtcaacaacaataatatattcagtgtaATAGTAATCGATCAACAAAGACAGAGTAGAGTAGTGATTGTATGCTAGTAATGGCAAGTTCCCCTTTAATTTCTTACCAGTTTTCGACTATTTTCTTCACCTCACGGAATTGATCATATTAGGAATGTGTATTGATTTGGTAAAATTTGGTCTACCTAATGAGGAGTTCAAACTGAATATCATCAAAATTCGGTGTCAAATCTTCAAAAACAAATacagtaatttttttattcaacttTCAGCAAGACAGAATCAACAAGCtcccaaaaatgaaaatcagAACTCAATGAAGGGAGGAGTAACGTATACATAGTATAATATATGGGGAGAGAGAAATAGTGTATACAATAAGCATACTTGTATACAGAAGATAAAACATGAGATATACTCAATTCACATAACCAGAAGATAAAGCAAGAGATGGCCCCAATTTCAGATTCAACTTTGTACAACGAGAAATGATTCATTGCGGCTTaacgaaaaaggaaaaaagcTAAAGCTTATGCACATCGATTATCCAGGCAATCAGAAAAAGTAAGCCACTGGAAGAAATTGTCCCCTGCGAACCTAAAGAAGAACAAATCTGGCAGAGAAAAAGCCAAAAATGCATAAAACAAGTAGTACAGTTGTCATCTAGCACCAAAATTCTCACACCTCATCCTTATCGAGATGAACGTTACTTGCGCCATCCAATTCTGACCTAATCCCTTTTTCACCggaataataatattacatctTACGCTTGCCGGATTTAGGTCGACGGTTAGATTTATCATTCTTTGCAAAAGCGCTACAGAATCCACATGCAGATACTTTAGGAGACGGCGGTTCAATTGCCGGCGACACCTTACCAGTTCGGAAACCGCGATTAGATCGGCTCCTCTCCATGGATCCAGCCGTTTTTGATGAAGCCTTATCAGGCACCGACACTTCCAATTTAggcttttcttctccttctctaTCAGTTTTAATAGTAGTTTCTCCTCGTGGATTTCCAAGCTGAATCAATTCACCTGATGCTGTCACTAATTTGTCATCCCATACTAATCCTGATGAGCCTTGTCGCCGGAACGACGTCGCAGATCTCTGTAATCCAGCCATCATATacagaaaatgatcaaaattgaTGAGGTACCAGaattttgcttgttgttttatagTGGTGCAGTGTAGATCTTTCTTGGGATGAGGAGTATGAGAACAAGTATGGTGGCTCTGGCTATTGTGGATAGACTTTTCCTCACATGTTTGTGTACCAGTGCCGTATTTATAGAATGGACGAGATGGGAATGGGACCAATGTTATAAAagtagtactccctccgtccctttttagttgtccactttagaaatggcacacatgGAATATCAGATGAGATAAGAATAAATTTATACATTCCATCACAAataaagtataaatata
Protein-coding regions in this window:
- the LOC125857968 gene encoding MAPK kinase substrate protein At1g80180 → MMAGLQRSATSFRRQGSSGLVWDDKLVTASGELIQLGNPRGETTIKTDREGEEKPKLEVSVPDKASSKTAGSMERSRSNRGFRTGKVSPAIEPPSPKVSACGFCSAFAKNDKSNRRPKSGKRKM